The Orcinus orca chromosome 1, mOrcOrc1.1, whole genome shotgun sequence DNA window ACCCTGCCAAACTATCATGGTACTTTTTCCAGCAGGTTCTAGACAGACTTATAAATGGTAGCCTTATCAAAGTCTTCTCTAAAGACTACCCAGGAGACCTACCTGGCTTAGTGGATCTAACAGTTTGGGGAATCCTCTTTGCCATCCTGGGTTTGGGTGAAAGGTAGTACCCCACTGCTTTTCACCTGAATACCATGAGATGAATACCGTGCTGGAGCTTTAGTTTATTAACTCAAGTTATTTCCTGTTAAAATGCAGCTATTTTAATGAATGATTTAATGAGTGATACATGCCTTCCTGGGAGCAGTTTGTAACAGCAGAGTTGGAAGAGGGCAAAGAAAGCATCAGGGtacacagagggagagaaaggcatGCTCATGACTAGGAAGAAACTTgcagggggagaaggggaagcgAGGGGATAAATGGCAATTTCCCCCCCATTTCTGCAGTCTCTTCAGATTCAGTCCTGCCTACATGGATATATCCTTCTAGACCGTTAGTCTATTTACCATTACTCCTCCCAAAAATAGCTGTTTTCATTGAACATCATCTATGGTTTGGCAAGCTGCTAGGCACTTGACATATTAAGTTGTCATAGCACAACTATGCTATTATCTCTTTCTTACAGCTGAGAAAAAGAAGTCTCAAAGAGCAAGTAAGGTACAGAGACTGGATTAAAACCAGGTCCATTTCAATCCAAACCTCCTCATTTTCTGCCAACTGAACTGTCTGTCATGCTTCTCTAATTTggaaatttgtattttccttcatGTCAAGAATGTGAGGAAACCTATAGCAGTCAAAGAGATGAGGTTAtgtagcagcagcaacaacaacaatacaCCTCTAAATCTTAGTGTCTTAAAACAGCAAAGTTCTTTTGCCCTCATACAACATGTCTGTTGAGGGTTAGTTGGGGAGACTCTCTGCAGGTCATCCTCATCAGGGATTCGGGCTAACAAAGGCTCTGAACATCACTAGACCCTGCAGTGAGGGAGGGGAGAACTGTATAGCAGCTCCTAACTACTTCCAGAGCAAGGACTACGTCATGCCAACCCAAGAGGATGAGGAAGTACAAGCCTATcatgcacagagaaaaagaagaaatggaagtaCTGGTGAGCAGAATCTCAACAGTAAagatagaataataataaaaaacaaaactgcagaaGCACTGAGCTTATGAGAGCAAGGTCCTTTCCAGCTTAGCTTTTGAACCCAAACCTGCTTATTTCAAGCCTTATTCACGTGTTGATTTACTTGGCGACGTGAGAGATTATCAGCAACCAGTCATTTTAAATATGGACAGAGACAGGCCTATTTTTAGCAAAGCTGAAAAAACAGTTTGGTCACTCAAATTACCCAATTAAGACTTATGGTAAGAACAGCATATGGTTCAGAATTGCTACAGATTGCTGCTTTAGTCAATAGAAAATTTTCCACATGTATGGGGATAACTCAGCACATCCTTGGAAGAAATGCAAGAGTATTTTCACATTTTgtacagaaaatatatattggagTGCTCATAGAATGTGGTGCCCCTTTCAGATGAAATGAAGTTTTGGATTTGCAAACTGAAAATCTGTAAACTGTCCAGGTAATTAAAGAATATTCTAGTTCAAAATCATTTGACTGGCAAATGCTTCTACTTTTAGGACTCTATAAAACCTACATTGACCTTGAATTAATAAAGCAAAGAAGTGTGATGTAGTGGAAAGGGCTTTAAAGAAAGTAGGGTTCATAACCCCATCCTGAAGTTACTATAAGAGTTTAGTTAATCTCCTATTCTTTTAGGCTATTTATCATCTGTTATGTGGGGGATATTAATAAATAAACGTGGCAAGTACTACCACAAAATATATCTCTACCTCCAAAATACATCTTGATACTGTCcacttcttttcatctttaataCTCCTAATTCAGGAGAAACTCATCTCTCAGCTAAATCACCACCAATAGCCTCCTAATGATTTTTCCGTTTCTGCTTTTGCCTCCAACTCAGTAGACATAAGAATCTTTCTtatcccagggcctttgcacatgctaccCCACTCTTTTTGCTATTTCCTATCTGGACAgctctatttcttcctttgattAGCAATTAAATCCTTTCTTAAAGCAGTCTTTCTTGATTTTCCTATCTGTTGTTGTTTCCTCTTATTACTTGTTACTTCTGCTCATTTGCTTCCTTCATGGTGTGCCCGTCCtaatttgtcatttgtttttgtttgtctgtttactTCCTTGTTTTCTGTACTAGAATGTGAGTTTCACAAGGGCAGAGACTAGCTTGTTCTTGTTCAGCCTTGTCTctaccaagcacagtgcctgccacattgCAGGTGTTCAAGAAATATACGTGCAATAATATAAGGGGCTGTTGTGAAGAGTAAGTGAGATAATTCAGTGCATAATTAAGTACCTAGGTGGCGCTCAGTAAATATTCGtattccctcccttttctttactAGTGCTGTCCGATCAATCTCCACCTTTTCTAACCTATACATTTCCCTGCTGAAGGTACACTAGCATGTCTCCCCATCACCTATGAACGTCCTAGAACTCTAACTGAATGCAAATGATACTGAAGTACAGAGAACAGAAAAGGTTACTCTTGGCTTTGATACATTTGTCTTTAAATACATCTGTATTTTTGTGAATTATGCACTTACATCCTTACATGACCTTTTCTATACCAAATTTGGAGATTAGTAATCAgctagcaaacatttatttcttactatCTCTTCCTATAGGTGCTACAGTATCTCTAAATTTGTCTTGATCAATGGTAAGGCAAAATTATTTGAATCTTTTGTTGccattttctcttatttaaaagtggaaatgaaaatataaacatgcaTAAACTACTGATTAAAAAGTCAGGGTAAGAATACAATTAAGACAAAggtgaaaaaaaggacaaaggtgaaaataattaaacataatgAATGGTTAACATTTAGATTTTATTGGACACattgaaattaaaatgattaatactgcattttaaaaggaaaagtataaATTTAAAGAACAACATGAAATGCTAGAACTTATTTTCAGATATTATGTCTGAAAGGTGAGGCATAATTATGAAATTTACATCAGTTTAGCTCTGTGTGGAACAGAATCTCACTCTAAAATACACTTCTTGCATGTTTGgctttaatttatgtttttagtCTGGTTTTGTCTGAAAGTAGTAGTTTGCTAATGGAGTGTGCTCCTTTTTCTCCCTGAAAGATGGACGAACCCACTCCCTCAGTTTACTTATGAGGAATTTATGACTCAGTAAGGTGAAGGAATTAGTCCTACAGGCCTGTCTTAATTCTTGTTGATCAGTTGCCTGAATTAGTTTAGAGTCGAGTTCTGCAGGTAGAGAGAccagtatttatttaaaagaaactccTCATAGTTCTGGACtaatattcatttataaatggtgtccatgcacagcaaaggaaaccataaacaagaccaaaagacaaccctcagaatgggagaaaatatttgcaaatgaaacaactgacaaaagattaatctccaaaatttacaagcagctcatgcagctcaataacaaaaaaacaaacagcccaatccaaaaatgggcagaagacctaaatagacatttctccaaagaagatatacagatggccaacaaacacatgaaagaatgctcaacatcactaatcattagagaaatgcaaatcaaaactacaatgagatatcatctcacactggtcagaatggccatcatcaaaaaatctagaaacaataaatgttggagaggatgttgagaaaagggaaccctcttgccctgctggtgggaatgtgaattggtacagccactatggagaacagtatggaggttccttaaaaaactataaatagaactaccatatgacccagcaatcacactactgggcatataccctgagaaaaccataattcaaaaagagtcatgtaccaaaatgttcattgcagctctatttacaatagccaggagatggaagcaacctaagtgtccatcattggatgaatggataaagaagatgtggcacatatatacagtggaacattactcagccataaaaagaaacgaaattgagttatttgtagtgaggtggttggacctagagtctgtcatacagagtgaagtaaatcagaaagagaaagacaaataccgtatgctaacacatatatatgtaatctaagagaaacaaacaaaaatgtcatgaagaacctaggggtaagatgggaataaagacacagacttactagagaatggacttgaagatatggggagggggaagggtaatctgggacaaagtgagagagtggcatggacatgtatacactaccaaacgtaaaatagctagctagtgggaagaagctgcatagcacagggagatcagctcggtgcttcgtgaccacctagaggggtgggatagggagggtgggacggagggagacacaagaggaaagagatatgggaatatatgtatatgtttaactgattcactctgttataaagcagaaactaacacaccattgtaaagcaattatactccaataaagatgtaaaaaaaaaaatggtgtccaTTTTGGAGTGGGAAATATTTACCAGTGTACAACCAACTCTTCTAGATGCACAAAACGAAAGACCCTCAAGGTATCTTCTTCACTTGTTTTCTTGGTTGATCGCTTCATAGGCAATAGGATGTTTACTTCCATCTGTTCTCCTTTAAGATTGATGAAGGTCAACCTGTGGGGACCACGTCTTGTGTTTCTAAAACAATTCTTCTTCAATGAATCAGGTCTAGAAGAATGTTTGTGACTTTCCTACAAGCCTGCTGTGCTCCCTAACTTTTGCTAGATTCTGTGGGAATCTGCCTCTTGACTGTGATTCATTCACTCTCTAGATTTGGCTTGTCCTGCAGTCACCAAAATTGGCCACATTCTTAATATTACTCTGGATATGCAGAATGGGTTTTGGAATTATGCCCATATTTCCTAGAATTTGATCCTCAAAAAGCCTATTTTTCCTTCACTGAAATTACCATCCTCATTGCAGTAGCCTCATTTCAAGTTCTCAATGGATTTGTGAACTGCTAGAATTTATTATCAGGTATTGTGTCTAAAAGGTACAGAAAGCTATACTGAACAGAGCTGCTCTGGGGTACACAGAGCTTCACTTATCTGTGCCATGTGTGTCTCTTAACATATGACAACCTGACCAAAATGTGAGCAGCCCTGACTGGAATGCATCAGTGACCACACAACTCTTAGCAAGCTAAATCTCAGTACAAATGTCcttgacatttttctcttttcagttaaTGATGCCTATCACTGCTTTCCAAACTCTTTCACAAAGCTTACAAAATCCATCCTGACCTTTACCATTTGTCTAACTTTaccatccctccttcccttaAAGTGTACTCTTCTGAACTACTTTTCAATCCTTGACTCCAATTTTAAACATGCCATTCCTTTTGTTCGGACTGTTCTTCCGTTCCCACTCAGTATCTCAAGTATACTCTGGTGTTGTGGGACACCTGAAGAGGAGGTCCTCCATCTCTCTGGACAGTTTAGAGATGTGGGGTTAATTTGATGTTGCTTGACTATTCATTTCATTAAACATCAGAAAGTGATTTAGGGCTTAGGGAGAAAATGGAACTGTATTTCACACATAGAAAATGATGAAATACTAAACTTCTTAAGGGAAAATATCTTAACTCTAGGGACTTAAACTGTTCTAAGCGTTTTGCACAGAAACAAACATTTTGTGTCTTTATACCTGTAGGCATGTCCATGCGTGtacatgtgtttatgtgtgtgtgtgcgtgtgtgtgactCCCTCCCCATCACTAAAAACTTTTCTCTTAAACCCTTTACTCCACACATGAAGAGACATGTGGAGTTCTGTGGATAAGGTATAAATTATGTCTGAATCTATTCCAATATTTATTTAACTCTAAGAACGTATTCTAATACTGGCAGAGCCTTTGAGAAACACGCtgtaattcatctttttttttttttctttacgatAGCTATAGATAGAGAAAACATTTCAGCAAGAGAACCATCCACAACAAGAGCAGAATTCTCAGGAGTAGCTCAGCTCCCATCTGGGCTCTGGTTCTTCCTTTAATTCACACCTGACCTCTTTCTAGTTAGCAGCATTTAAAGATGAGGTTAAATTGTAGCAAAGGATGCAGAGAGTTGTAATACCCCCACTGAAGATACTTTCTGATTAGTAATCTTAAATAGATTAGTACTGGCAGAGGAGACACCGCTGCAGTTGCCGCCACCTCCGGGATTTCTGGCTCTTTTCTCTTCGCCTTAAATTCGTGTGTCTTTTATGAATAATCAAAAGCAGCAAAAGCCAACGCTATCAGGCCAGcattttaaaaccagaaaaagagatgaaaaagaaaggttTGACCCTACTCAGTTTCAAGACTGCATTATTCAAGGCTTAACTGAAACTGGTACTGATTTGGAAGCAGTAGCAAAGTTTCCTGATGCTTCTGGAGCAAAACTTGATTACCGCTGATATGcagaaacactctttgacattctGGTGGCCGGTGGAATGCTGGCCCCAGGTGGTACactggcagatgacatgatgcgtACAGATGTCTGTGTGTTCGCAGCACAAGAAGACCTAGAGACCATGCAAGCATTTGCTCAGGTTTTTAACAAGTTAATCAGGCACTACAAATACCTGGAGAAGGGTTTTGAAGATGAAGTTAAAAAGCTGCTGCTGTTCTTAAAGGGTTTTTCAGAGTCGGAGAGGAACAAGCTGGCTATGTTGACTGGTGTTCTTCTGGCTAATGGAACACTTAACGCATCCATACTTAATAGCCTTTATAATGAGAATTTGGTTAAAGAAGGGGTTTCAGCAGCTTTTGCTGTAAAGCTCTTTAAATCATGGGTAAATGAAAAAGATATCAATGCAGTAGCTTCAAGTCTTTGGAAAGTGAGCATGGATAACAGACTGATGGAACTGTTTCCTGCCGATAAACAAAGTGTTGAACGCTTCACAAAGTATTTTACTGAGGCAGGCTTGAAAGAGTTTTCACAGTATGTTCGGAATCAGCAAACCATAGGAACTCGTAAGGAACTCCAGAAAGAACTTCAAGAACAGATGTCCCGTGGTGTTCCATTTAAGGATATAATTTTGTATGTCAAGGAGGAGATGAAAAAAAACATCCCAGAACCAGCTGTCATCGGAATAGTATGGTCCAGTGCAATGAGCACTGTGGAATGGAACAAAAAAGAGGAGCTTGTAGCAGAGCAAGCCATCAAGCACTTGAAGCAATACAGCCCTCTACTTGCTGCCTTTACAACTCAAGGTCAGTCTGAGATGACTCTGTTACTGAAGATTCAGGAGTATTGCTATGACAACATTCATTTCATGAAAGCCTTCCAGAAAATAGTGGTGCTTTTTTATAAAGCTGAAGTTCTGAGTGAAGAACCCATCTGAAGTGGTATAAAGATACACATGTTGCCAAGGGGAAAAGTGTCTTCCTTGAGCAAATGAAAAATTTTGTAGAGTGGCTCAAAAATGCTGAAGAAGAATCTGAGTCTGAAGCTGAAGAAGGTGACTGAATTTGAAACTACACCCTCAGTAAAGCAAACAGGAATTGTAGATAAAATGTCA harbors:
- the LOC101277863 gene encoding LOW QUALITY PROTEIN: eIF5-mimic protein 2-like (The sequence of the model RefSeq protein was modified relative to this genomic sequence to represent the inferred CDS: inserted 1 base in 1 codon; substituted 1 base at 1 genomic stop codon) gives rise to the protein MNNQKQQKPTLSGQHFKTRKRDEKERFDPTQFQDCIIQGLTETGTDLEAVAKFPDASGAKLDYRXYAETLFDILVAGGMLAPGGTLADDMMRTDVCVFAAQEDLETMQAFAQVFNKLIRHYKYLEKGFEDEVKKLLLFLKGFSESERNKLAMLTGVLLANGTLNASILNSLYNENLVKEGVSAAFAVKLFKSWVNEKDINAVASSLWKVSMDNRLMELFPADKQSVERFTKYFTEAGLKEFSQYVRNQQTIGTRKELQKELQEQMSRGVPFKDIILYVKEEMKKNIPEPAVIGIVWSSAMSTVEWNKKEELVAEQAIKHLKQYSPLLAAFTTQGQSEMTLLLKIQEYCYDNIHFMKAFQKIVVLFYKAEVLSEEPXLKWYKDTHVAKGKSVFLEQMKNFVEWLKNAEEESESEAEEGD